The genomic region TGGCCGGCGAGGTTTCGAGGATCGAGCCATAGGGCGCATCGCGCAGCTCGGGCGGGATGATGCTGTCGAAGCTGCGATCGCCGACCACCGGCAGGAACAGCGTGTCCTGGCAGGCGACCAGACGCTCGCGCCAGCCTTCCGCAGTCTTGACGAGCTGGCGGATCGGCAGCGCATCGAAGAATTCGTTCGCAACCACCAGCAACGCACCGTCGTCGGGCACGCCGACGAGATCGACGTGCCATTCGGCGTCCGGCACCCGCTCGGCCTGCGCGGCCCGCAGCGTCGGGCTGGTCTCGATGAAATGCACCGGCGGCGCCAGCCCTGCCTTTGCCATCGCCCGCAGCGCATCCTGCGCAAGCGTGCCCCGGCCAGGCCCCAGCTCGACGTAGCGCGCGGGCGGGCGGCCGGCGCGGTCCCACAGATCAGCAAGCCACAGACCGATCAGTTCACCGAACATCTGGCTTACTTCGGGCGCGGTCGTGAAATCGCCGCGTTCGCCCAGCGGATCGCGAGTCGCGTAATAATGCGCGTTCGCGGCGCCCATATATTGCGACAGCGGAATCGGGCCCGCGAGGGTGATCGCGCGGGCGAGGCGCTCGGGCAGATGCGGCTCGCTCACTGGCTCAGGCAACGCTTTCGCTGCCCGGCACCGGCGCGGCACGTGCGCTGCGCTTGTGTGCAGTGACGATCAGATAGATGCCGCCGGCGATCATCGGGAGCGTGAGCAGCTGGCCCATGTGGATGGTGGTCGCGAGGAAGGTGCCTTCGAACTGGCGATCCGGCTCGCGGAAGAATTCGACGAAGAAGCGCGCCAGGCCATAGCCGAGCAGAAAGACGCCGACGAGCAGACCCGGCTTCCAGCGGGCGCGCGTCCGCCAGAACAGGAAGGCGAGCAGTGCGAAGAGCAGCAGCCCTTCGAGCCCAGCCTCATAGAGCTGGCTCGGGTGACGCGCCGGCTCGGGCCCGAAGGCGACCGTATGCGGGAAGACCACGGCCCAGGGAACGTCCGTCGGCTTCCCCCAGAGCTCGCCGTTCACGAAGTTCGCGCAGCGGCCGAGAAACAGCCCGATCGGAGCGCAGCAGGCGACATAGTCGTGGATGCGCAGCCAATCGAGCTTGTGGCGATGCGCCATCCAGATCAGCCCGAGCGATGTTCCGATCACGCCGCCGTGGAACGACATGCCGCCATCCCACAGCTTCAGCACCGAGATCGGATTGAGCAGCATCATCGGCTGATAGAAAAGGACATAGCCGATCCGGCCGCCCAGAATGACGCCGAGGGCAGCATAGACGAACAGATCGTCGGCATGGCGCTTCGCCATCGGCGCGCCCGGCTGCGCAATCAGCTTCAGCAGATACCACCAGCCGATCGCCAGCCCGGCGATATAGGCGAGCGAATACCATTTGAGCGCGAAGGTCGTCCCGAACAACGGGATCGAGAACACGTTCGGATTCAGCCCCAGTTCGGTGAAAACCAGATGCGAACTGGCGGCAGCGAGGATGGTCTGGAGCACGCTTGGAGGACCCTTTCCCGGGCGGTTCGCGCGTCCCATAGCGTGCGCGTCGAGGAAACCCAAGCGCCGTTGCGGGAGCGACTGGCGCACCACGCCCCCGCGCGATAGAGCAACGCCATGGCGGTGGACGAACGCGCGAGCAAAGGACCCAGCAGGCGCACGATTCTGATCGGCGGCGGCCTGGGGCTCGGGCTGGTGGTCACCTGGGCAGTATGGCCCCGCACCTATATGCCGAACCTGACGGCCGAGCCGGGCGAGACGATCTTCGGCGCCTGGCTGAAGATCGGGACCGACGGCCATGTCACCGTCGTCGTGCCGCAGACCGAGCTGGGGCAAGGCGTCTATACCGGGCTCCCGCAGATCCTGGCCGACGAGCTTGGCGCCGACTGGAACAGCGTGGGCGTCGAAGCCGCGCCGCTCAATCCGCTCTATGCCAATCCGCTCGCTTCGGTGACGCTGTTCGAGACGAGCCTCGGCGCGCTGCCCGAGGGGCTCCAGCGGACGCATGCCACCCGCAACGCACTGGTCCTCACGGGCGCCTCTTCCTCGGTTCGCACGTTCGAGGACCAGTTGCGCCTGGCGGGCGCCTCGGCGCGGGTCCTGCTGTGCAAGGCGGCGGCGCGGCGCTGGGGTGTCGACTGGCAGGCGTGCGGCACGGCCGACGGCTATGTCGTGCGCGGCAACGCACGACTTCCCTTCGGCGCGCTGGCGGCAGAGGCCGCCGACGAAAGCCTGCCCGATCCGGTGCCGCTGCGCTCAGGCGAGGGGAGCCGCCTCTACGGGGCTGCGGTGCCGCGGCTCGACGTGCCGGCCAAGGTGGATGGCAGCGTCAACTATGCCGCCGACATCCGCCTGCCCGACATGGTCTTCGCCTCGGTGCGCCAGGCGCCGCCGGGCACCGGAGAATTGACCGGCCTCGACGAACGCGCGGCCAATCGCGTGCGCGGAATGCTGGCCGTGGTGCGTGCCGACCGCTGGGTCGCCGCGGTCGCGGACAACTGGTGGGCAGCCGATCGCGCGCTGGAAGCGATGCGCCCCCGCTTCGCCATCGAAGGCGAGGTTCTCAACAGCGATTCGATCGAGGAAGCGCTCACCCAGGCACTGGAAGGTGACGGCGTGCGCATCGCCAGCCAGGGCGACCTCGCCGCCACCTTCCGGGACGCGCGCGTGGTGACCGGGGAATATCGCGTCGGTCTCGCGGTTCATGCCGCTGTCGAGCCGATGACCGCCACCGCGGCGTTCCGCGACGGTCGGCTAACGCTGTGGGCGCCGGCGCAGGCGCCTGGCCTGACTCGCGCCGCTGCGGCCCGCGCGGCGGGATTGAGCGAAGAGCGAGTCACGCTTCACCCGGTCATGGCGGGCGGCTCGTTCGGCGCCAGGCTTGAGCATCAGGTGGCAACGCAAGTGGCCGTGATCGCCAAGCAGCTCGAACGGCCGGTGCAGTTGACCTGGTCGCGTGCCGAGGATCTGCGGCAGGACCGCTTTCGTCCCGCCGCGGCCGCGCGCATGGCCGGGCGAATCGAAAACGGCAGCGTCACCGGCTGGCTCGCCAAGATCGCCGCCCCCGCCACGAGCCGGGAACTGGCCGATCGGCTGCTCGGCAGCGACCCCTTCATCGCCGCGTCGCTCGCCATCCCCACCGGGCGCGATCCGAGCGCCGTCGCAGGCGCCGTTCCGCCCTATGCGATCCCAGCCTATGCCGTCGATCATCATCCGGCCGAGCTGCGCGTGCCGACCGGTCATTGGCGTTCGGCGGCGCACAGCTACACGGCGTTCTTCACCGAGTGTTTCCTCGACGAACTCGCCCATGTCGCCGGAGTCGAGGCGCACAGCTTTCGCATGGCGATGCTGCGCGAGCAGCCGCGGCTGGCACGATGCCTGACAACGGTTGCTCAGCTCGGCGGCTGGCGAGGCGGCGTGCAGGGGAGCGGCCAGGGCATCGCCTGCCACGCCTTTCGCGGCAGCTACATCGCCGTGCTGGCCGAGGCGCGGCTCGGCCGCGACCGCAAGGTGCGAGTCGACCGGCTGGTGGCGGCGGTCGACTGCGGGCAAATCGTCAATCCCGATCTGGTGCGCCAGCAGATCGAAGGCGGCCTGATCTTCGGCATGTCGGCGGCAGTCGGCGCAAGCACCGAAATCAGCGATAATCTGCCGACGCACCAGCGGATCGGACAACTCAACCTGCCGCGCCTCGCCGACACCCCGGAGATCATGGTCGAGCTGATCCGCAGCGGCTCGGATCCGGGCGGTGTCGGCGAAATCGCCGTGCCGCCGGTCGCCCCGGCGATCGCCAATGCCCTTCAGGCGTCGACCGGAGTACGCTTCCGCCGCCTGCCGCTTCTTTCGGAGCTCGAATGACCCCCCCCCAAGATCACCCGGCGATTCCGCCACGCCGCATCGGCGTGCTCCTCATCAATCTCGGCACGCCCGACGCGCCCGATGCGCCCGCGGTGCGCCGCTATCTGGGCGAGTTTCTGTCCGATCCCCGCGTGGTCGAGATCCCGCCGCTCGTGTGGCAGCCGATCCTGCGCGGCATCATCCTGCGCACGCGGCCGAAGCAATCGGCGCATGCCTATTCGCAGGTGTGGCAGGAGGAAGGATCGCCGCTCGCCGCTGTGACGAAGGCACAGGCCGCAGCCTTGCAGGGTAGCTGGGGCCCGGACGTCACGGTCGACTGGGCGATGCGCTACGGCAATCCGGCGATCGGAGACCGGCTGCGCGCGATGAAGGAAGCAGGCTGCGAGCGCATCCTGCTGGCGCCGCTCTATCCCCAATATTGCGCCGCGACGACGGCGACCGCGAACGACAAGGCCTTCGCGGCGCTGGCCGGAATGCGCTGGCAACCGGCAGTGCGGACGCTGCCGCCCTATCATGACGATCCCGCCTATATCGGCGCGTTGAAGCAATCGGTGGAAACGGCGCTCGCCGAACTGGATTTCACCCCGGACGCGCTCATCGCCAGCTTCCACGGCATGCCCGAGCGGACGCTGCACCTTGGCGATCCGTACCACTGCCACTGCCGCAAGACCGCGCGGCTGCTGGGCGAGGCGATGGGCCGCGAGCTTCGCGTCGCTTTCCAGTCGCGATTCGGCCGCGCAAAGTGGCTCGAGCCGGCGACCGATGCTACGCTGGCCGCGTTGCCCGGCGAAGGCGTCCGCAAGGTCGCAATCCTCGCCCCCGGCTTCTCCGCCGATTGCCTCGAGACGCTCGAGGAACTCGCCATCCGCGGCCGCGAAACCTTCCTCGAGGCGGGAGGAACCGATTTCACCTATCTGCCCTGCCTCAATGCAAGCGACACCGGGATAGCGATGTTGCAAACGATCCTGTCGCGCGAGCTTGCAGGCTGGACGGACGCCGCCTAGCGTCGCGGCAACCAACAGGAGAGGAACGGCACATGGCACGCGTAGCGATCGTCACCGGCGGAACGCGCGGCATCGGCGAAGCGATCAGCCTGGCGCTCAAGGATCAGGGCGTCCGCGTCGCAGCCAACTATGCCGGTAATGACGAGAAGGCGCGCGCCTTTACCGAACGGAACGGCATCGCCGCGTTCAAATGGGACGTGGGCGATTTCGCTGCATGCGCCGCGGGCGTGAAGCGCGTTGAGGAGGAACTCGGCCCGGTCGAGATCCTCGTCAACAATGCCGGCATCACGCGCGACGCCACGCTGCACAAGATGACCGCCGAGATGTGGGACGAAGTGATTCGCATCAATCTTGGCGGATGCTTCAACATGGCGCATGCCTGCTACCCCGGAATGCGCAGCCGGCGCTGGGGCCGCATCGTCAACATCGGCTCGATCAACGGACAGGCAGGGCAATATGGCCAGGTGAATTATGCCGCCGCGAAATCGGGCATCCATGGCTTCACCAAGGCGCTGGCCCAGGAAGGCGCGCGATCGGGCGTCACCGTCAACGCCGTGGCGCCCGGCTATATCGATACCGATATGGTCGCCGCGGTTCCCCCCGAAGTGCTGGAAAAGATCGTCGCAAAGATTCCAGTCGGCCGGCTCGGCCAGGCGAGCGAGATTGCGCGCGGCGTGGCATTCCTCTGCTCGGAGGAAGCGGGCTTCGTGACCGGATCGACGCTGTCGATCAACGGCGGCCAGCACATGTACTGAGGCGGGCGTCGAAAGGGCGGGCGTCGAAAGGGCCGGCCCCGAAGGACCGGCCCCCACCCCTCGATACGCTACGCGAGGGAAGTTACGCGACAACTGTTGTCGGTGTAGCGAGGTTCCGTTGATTCCAAGCTGAACAGCGTGGTTATCGGACGTTCAGGAAGCTGAAGATTCCGCTGCGGGGCTGACGCTCGCGCGCTGCCGTCGCTATGGGGTCTTTGGTGCGTATCTTCCTGTCGATCCTTCTCCTGATCCTGCTCGTCCCGGGCTATTCCGGTGAAGCGCCGCTGCGGCGGCCCTCCGGCACTCCCAGCCTGAGAGCCACGCCCGTCGCGCTGTTTCCGCTGGCGCCGCACGAGCGGCAGCTGGGGCCGCTCACCTATCTTGGCGGGCTGCGACTGGCGAGCGGCGATCCGGCTTTCGGCGGCTTCTCCGCGCTCGCGGTGGAGGGCGACCGGTTCACGCTGCTGAGCGACGGCGGCAACTTCCTCCGCTTCCGGTTGGGCGCCGACTGGCAGCCGCGCGACGTCGAGGCCGGATCGCTGCCCGACGGCCCCGGCACCGGCTGGTCCAAGGAGGATCGCGACAGCGAATCGGTGGCGATCGACTCCGCGAGCGGCCGGATCTGGGTCGGATTCGAGCGGGACAATGCGATCTGGCGCTATGCCCCGGGCTTCGCGCGCGCCGAACGCCGGGCGAGGCCGCGCGAAATGTCCGACTGGTCGCTCAATCGCGGAGCAGAAGCGATGGCCCGGCTCGCCGACGGATCGTTCCTGGTCTTTGCGGAAGACGTGGTGGAGAGTGACGCCTCGCTGCATCCGGCGCTGTGGTTCCGCAGCGATCCCACCGAGCCTCCTCGGCGGGGCTTCGCTTTCCGATTCCGCGCGCCCCCCGGCTATCGGCCGGTGGCGGCGGCGGAATTGCCGAGCGGCGACATTCTGGTGCTCACGCGCGCGGTTTCGATCGCTCGGGGATTCACTGCAAAGCTGGTCGTGGTGCCCCGCGCGGCGATTCGTTCGGGCGCGACGGTGGGCGGGCGCACGCTCGCAACGTTCGCGCCGCCTGCCCTGCACGATAACTTCGAGGCACTCGCCGTCACGCGTGAAGGCGGCGCAACGATCCTGTGGATCGCGTCGGACGACAACGAGAGCCTGTTTCAGCAGACGCTGCTGCTGAAGTTCCGGCTCGACGCGAACGCCGCGCCGGAACGCTGAGGTTTCAGGCCGCTGCGGACGTGCCGGCGACGGCCTTGCGCACGTCGCGCTTCAGGCGGCGGGCGCGCAGCGAGAGATCGTCGTCACGGGTCTTGAGCAGCCAGTTGTCGAGACCGCCGACATGCTCGACCGAACGCAGCCCGTGCGTCGAAACGCGCAGGCGGACGCTGCGGCCCAGCGCGTCGGACATCAGCGTGACGTTCTGCAGGTTGGGCAGAAAGGTGCGCTTGGTCTTGTTATTGGCGTGGGAAACATTGTGTCCCACCTGCCGGCCCTTGCCGGTGAGTTCGCAGATGCGCGACATCGCTAGATTCCTGAGTTTCGGGGTTGCCCGGAAAGGCGGCGCCGATAGCCATTCTGGGACGCGGCGTCAACCAATTCCCCATTTACCACAGGGCGACGATGGTGGATAGCATCCACGCTGCGCAAGCAATCCAAAGGGGGGAGATTGAATGATGCGTGCGATTCTAGCCTTGATCGGAATAGCTGCTCTCGTACTCGTCGGTCTCATGGCGCTCGGAATGCTGCGCTTCGAACAGCAGGACGACGCCGCACTGCCGAAGATCCGGTTCAGCATGGAGGAAGGGCGGATGCCCAGCTTCAAGGCGGAGACCGGCAAGATCTCGGTCGGGAGCACCAACACCACGGTCGAACTGCCGACGGTGGAAATGCGCAACACCACCATTTCGCTTCCGACGCTCGAGGTTGAGCAGGCGTCGAACGGCACGGCGGCGGCGAAGGAAGAATAGGACCACCCACCGATTCGGTCCGGCCACCTTCCGGCGCGCCCGTGCCGCCGGTGACGACGCGGGCGCATTGGGCTAGGCGAGACCGCCATGTTTCCGATGCCTCCAGCAATGCGCGCGGCGCTCGAGGCCGCGCGCGTCGCGGGCGAGGCCGGCGAAGTGCCGGTCGGCGCCGTGATCGTCTGCGGCGGCGAGATCGTCGCCGGCGCCGGCAATGCGCCGCGCAGGTTGCACGATCCCACCGCCCACGCCGAGATTCGCGCGATTCGCGAAGCAGCGGCGCGGCTGGGGCGCGAACGACTCGAGGATTGCGACCTGTGGGTTACACTCGAGCCCTGCGCGATGTGCGCGGGCGCGATCGCCCATGCGCGAATCGCGCGGCTCTATTTCGGCGCGAGCGATCCCAAGGGCGGCGCGGTGGAACATGGCCCGCGCTTCTTCACGCAGCCCACCTGCCACCACCGGCCGGAAGTCTATGGCGGCATCGGCGAGAGCGAGGCCGCCGCGCTGCTTCGGGAATTCTTTGCCGCGCGACGCGGCTGATGCCTCCCCGGCGCAGCCGGGGAGGCGCGAGCATCAGTTGGTGTAGCTTTCCTGCACTGGCACGATCTTGATCTCGACCCGACGATTTTCCGCACGGCCCTCCTCGGTGTCGTTCGACGCGATCGGCTGGGTTTCGCCGAAACCGCGAGTGGCGATTCGCGCCGAGTTCACGCCATTGCTGGTGAGATAGTCGGCGACCGAACGCGCACGCCGCTCCGACAGCGTCTGGTTGTAGGCGTCGCTGCCGGTCGAATCGGTATGGCCGTACACATCGACATACGTCTGCTCATATTGCGAGAGCACATCGGCAACCTGATCGAGCGTCGGGCGGAACTGCGGCTGCACGGTTGCGCTGTCATAGCCGAAGGTGATCCCCGACGGCATGTTGAGGATCAGCTCGTCGCCCTGGCGGATGACGTCGACGTCGGTCCCCGCGGTACGGCGGCGCAGCTCCTGCTCCTGGCGATCCATATAGTTGCCGACCGCGGCGCCGGCGATGCCGCCGATTCCCGCACCGATGATCTTCTCGGTCCGGTCGCGGCGCCCGCCCACGAGATCGCCGAGCAGATAGCCGCCCAGCGCGCCGCCGACGCCGCCGATCGCGGCCTTGGAAATCCGGCGCTCGCCGGTCACCGGGTCGGTGACGCAGGCGGCGGTCACGGTCATCGCGGCCAGTGCCGAGGCAGTGAGAAGCTGGGGTATCAAGCGCATTGCGGTCCTCCTTGCGGGCGATTCCTGTGGGGCGGAAACAGCTGCCCCGGGCGGCTTGTTCCGCAGCCGGATTGAACGGCGGATGAGCGAAACCCCTCCGCGCCCATTGTGAAACACAGGATTCTATGACTATGGAGGGGCGCTGGCTATGCACCCGCTTCCCCCCTTCCCCTGGATCGACGTCGCGATCATTCTCGCGCTGGTCGCGTTGAACGGCCTTTTCGCCATGTCCGAGCTGGCGATCGTCTCCGCCCGCAAGGCACGGCTGGACGCGATGGCGCGCGTCGGCCGGAGCGGGGCAGCGACTGCGCTGCGTCTTGCCGCCGATCCGGGCAAGTTCCTTTCCACCGTGCAGATCGGCATCACGCTGATCGGCATCGTGGCCGGCGCCTATTCGGGAGCGAGCCTGGGCGGCCCCGTCGCCGCGCGGCTCGAGCTGCTGGGGCTGAGCGCCGAAACGGCGCAGACCGCGAGCCTCGCCCTGGTGATCGGCCTCACCACCTATGCCTCGCTGGTGATCGGCGAACTGGTGCCCAAGCAGTTCGCGCTGCGCTCGCCCGAGCCGATCGCCGCGATGGTCGCCCTGCCGATGCTGTGGCTCAGCCGCATCACCGCGCCGATCGTGTGGCTGCTCGATTCGACCAGCGCGCTGCTTTTCCGCCTCGTCGGCCTCAGCCGCGAATCGGAAAACCGCGTCACTGCGGAGGAGCTGCACCTGATCGTCGCCGAAGCGACCCGCTCGGGCGTGATCGAGGAGCATGAGCGCACGATCATCTCGGGCGTCGTGCGGCTCGCCGACCGGCCGGTGCGCGAAGTGATGACGCCGCGCACCGAAGTCGACTGGCTCAACGCCGATCTCGACGAAGCCGCGATCCGCGCCGCGCTGCTCGAAACGCCGCACACACGGCTGCCGGTGGCGGAAGGCTCGGTCGATTCGGTGATCGGCGTGGTACAGGCGCGCGATATCGTCTCGGCGATGGTCCGCGGCGAACCGCTCGACCTGCGGCGACTGATGCGCGAGGCGCCG from Sphingosinithalassobacter sp. CS137 harbors:
- a CDS encoding class I SAM-dependent methyltransferase; protein product: MSEPHLPERLARAITLAGPIPLSQYMGAANAHYYATRDPLGERGDFTTAPEVSQMFGELIGLWLADLWDRAGRPPARYVELGPGRGTLAQDALRAMAKAGLAPPVHFIETSPTLRAAQAERVPDAEWHVDLVGVPDDGALLVVANEFFDALPIRQLVKTAEGWRERLVACQDTLFLPVVGDRSFDSIIPPELRDAPYGSILETSPASVALMRQLAKRLTAQGGAVLIADYGYSGPAVGDTFQAVRGHRFANPFEDPGEQDLTAHVDFATLAEAARAEELIAHGPVEQGLFLEALGIGPRAEALVRSAPARAEEVAEARSRLTGAEQMGSLFKMLGLTAPGWPEPAGFA
- the lgt gene encoding prolipoprotein diacylglyceryl transferase, with translation MGRANRPGKGPPSVLQTILAAASSHLVFTELGLNPNVFSIPLFGTTFALKWYSLAYIAGLAIGWWYLLKLIAQPGAPMAKRHADDLFVYAALGVILGGRIGYVLFYQPMMLLNPISVLKLWDGGMSFHGGVIGTSLGLIWMAHRHKLDWLRIHDYVACCAPIGLFLGRCANFVNGELWGKPTDVPWAVVFPHTVAFGPEPARHPSQLYEAGLEGLLLFALLAFLFWRTRARWKPGLLVGVFLLGYGLARFFVEFFREPDRQFEGTFLATTIHMGQLLTLPMIAGGIYLIVTAHKRSARAAPVPGSESVA
- a CDS encoding xanthine dehydrogenase family protein molybdopterin-binding subunit, with the protein product MAVDERASKGPSRRTILIGGGLGLGLVVTWAVWPRTYMPNLTAEPGETIFGAWLKIGTDGHVTVVVPQTELGQGVYTGLPQILADELGADWNSVGVEAAPLNPLYANPLASVTLFETSLGALPEGLQRTHATRNALVLTGASSSVRTFEDQLRLAGASARVLLCKAAARRWGVDWQACGTADGYVVRGNARLPFGALAAEAADESLPDPVPLRSGEGSRLYGAAVPRLDVPAKVDGSVNYAADIRLPDMVFASVRQAPPGTGELTGLDERAANRVRGMLAVVRADRWVAAVADNWWAADRALEAMRPRFAIEGEVLNSDSIEEALTQALEGDGVRIASQGDLAATFRDARVVTGEYRVGLAVHAAVEPMTATAAFRDGRLTLWAPAQAPGLTRAAAARAAGLSEERVTLHPVMAGGSFGARLEHQVATQVAVIAKQLERPVQLTWSRAEDLRQDRFRPAAAARMAGRIENGSVTGWLAKIAAPATSRELADRLLGSDPFIAASLAIPTGRDPSAVAGAVPPYAIPAYAVDHHPAELRVPTGHWRSAAHSYTAFFTECFLDELAHVAGVEAHSFRMAMLREQPRLARCLTTVAQLGGWRGGVQGSGQGIACHAFRGSYIAVLAEARLGRDRKVRVDRLVAAVDCGQIVNPDLVRQQIEGGLIFGMSAAVGASTEISDNLPTHQRIGQLNLPRLADTPEIMVELIRSGSDPGGVGEIAVPPVAPAIANALQASTGVRFRRLPLLSELE
- the hemH gene encoding ferrochelatase codes for the protein MTPPQDHPAIPPRRIGVLLINLGTPDAPDAPAVRRYLGEFLSDPRVVEIPPLVWQPILRGIILRTRPKQSAHAYSQVWQEEGSPLAAVTKAQAAALQGSWGPDVTVDWAMRYGNPAIGDRLRAMKEAGCERILLAPLYPQYCAATTATANDKAFAALAGMRWQPAVRTLPPYHDDPAYIGALKQSVETALAELDFTPDALIASFHGMPERTLHLGDPYHCHCRKTARLLGEAMGRELRVAFQSRFGRAKWLEPATDATLAALPGEGVRKVAILAPGFSADCLETLEELAIRGRETFLEAGGTDFTYLPCLNASDTGIAMLQTILSRELAGWTDAA
- the phbB gene encoding acetoacetyl-CoA reductase translates to MARVAIVTGGTRGIGEAISLALKDQGVRVAANYAGNDEKARAFTERNGIAAFKWDVGDFAACAAGVKRVEEELGPVEILVNNAGITRDATLHKMTAEMWDEVIRINLGGCFNMAHACYPGMRSRRWGRIVNIGSINGQAGQYGQVNYAAAKSGIHGFTKALAQEGARSGVTVNAVAPGYIDTDMVAAVPPEVLEKIVAKIPVGRLGQASEIARGVAFLCSEEAGFVTGSTLSINGGQHMY
- a CDS encoding esterase-like activity of phytase family protein, whose amino-acid sequence is MRIFLSILLLILLVPGYSGEAPLRRPSGTPSLRATPVALFPLAPHERQLGPLTYLGGLRLASGDPAFGGFSALAVEGDRFTLLSDGGNFLRFRLGADWQPRDVEAGSLPDGPGTGWSKEDRDSESVAIDSASGRIWVGFERDNAIWRYAPGFARAERRARPREMSDWSLNRGAEAMARLADGSFLVFAEDVVESDASLHPALWFRSDPTEPPRRGFAFRFRAPPGYRPVAAAELPSGDILVLTRAVSIARGFTAKLVVVPRAAIRSGATVGGRTLATFAPPALHDNFEALAVTREGGATILWIASDDNESLFQQTLLLKFRLDANAAPER
- the rpmB gene encoding 50S ribosomal protein L28, which translates into the protein MSRICELTGKGRQVGHNVSHANNKTKRTFLPNLQNVTLMSDALGRSVRLRVSTHGLRSVEHVGGLDNWLLKTRDDDLSLRARRLKRDVRKAVAGTSAAA
- a CDS encoding nucleoside deaminase produces the protein MRAALEAARVAGEAGEVPVGAVIVCGGEIVAGAGNAPRRLHDPTAHAEIRAIREAAARLGRERLEDCDLWVTLEPCAMCAGAIAHARIARLYFGASDPKGGAVEHGPRFFTQPTCHHRPEVYGGIGESEAAALLREFFAARRG
- a CDS encoding OmpA family protein codes for the protein MRLIPQLLTASALAAMTVTAACVTDPVTGERRISKAAIGGVGGALGGYLLGDLVGGRRDRTEKIIGAGIGGIAGAAVGNYMDRQEQELRRRTAGTDVDVIRQGDELILNMPSGITFGYDSATVQPQFRPTLDQVADVLSQYEQTYVDVYGHTDSTGSDAYNQTLSERRARSVADYLTSNGVNSARIATRGFGETQPIASNDTEEGRAENRRVEIKIVPVQESYTN
- a CDS encoding hemolysin family protein, translated to MHPLPPFPWIDVAIILALVALNGLFAMSELAIVSARKARLDAMARVGRSGAATALRLAADPGKFLSTVQIGITLIGIVAGAYSGASLGGPVAARLELLGLSAETAQTASLALVIGLTTYASLVIGELVPKQFALRSPEPIAAMVALPMLWLSRITAPIVWLLDSTSALLFRLVGLSRESENRVTAEELHLIVAEATRSGVIEEHERTIISGVVRLADRPVREVMTPRTEVDWLNADLDEAAIRAALLETPHTRLPVAEGSVDSVIGVVQARDIVSAMVRGEPLDLRRLMREAPVLPDQVDAMDALGALRRADVPMGFVHDEYGHFEGIVTPANLLAAIAGDFASDTDPGDSPNIVEREDGSLLVSGQMAADSLADRLGIDLPEDRDYATVAGLALAALKHLPVEGEVFREHGFRFEIVDMDGRKIDKLLVSEVDED